From the Anguilla anguilla isolate fAngAng1 chromosome 8, fAngAng1.pri, whole genome shotgun sequence genome, one window contains:
- the LOC118232942 gene encoding progranulin-like, whose product MLRVVLVLLSFELASSTVIYPDGRVCPDRSTCCETDSGYECCPVPNAVCCPDRSHCCPRGFKCNTLAQMCEWSGGSMPILRKVPAKPSGLSFLNAAVSDPKMAEQDECCLSSSGCCPVGFHCNEHKACEKDRVQYPRTELQQASSIESQGVITYCDRKFYCPMNTTCCKNPSDQWGCCPYPLALCCPDKLHCCAYGFICDRKSTNCIKEYASVPAALKEAARRT is encoded by the exons ATGCTGAGAGTTGTGTTGGTGCTCCTGTCGTTTGAACTTGCCTCCAGTACTGTAATATATCCAGATGGAAGAGTGTGTCCGGATAGATCCACCTGCTGCGAAACAGATTCTGGATACGAGTGCTGCCCGGTTCCAAAT GCTGTTTGCTGCCCTGACCGGTCCCATTGCTGCCCACGAGGTTTCAAGTGCAATACGCTGGCCCAGATGTGCGAGTGGTCAGGTGGAAGCATGCCCATACTGCGGAAAGTGCCTGCAAAGCCCTCTGGCCTCTCTTTCCTCAATGCAGCGGTGTCGGATCCTAAGATGGCCGAACAG gATGAGTGCTGTCTGAGCAGCAGTGGCTGCTGTCCTGTAGGATTCCACTGTAACGAGCACAAGGCTTgtgagaaggacagagtgcAGTACCCACGGACCGAGCTGCAGCAAGCCTCGAGCATTGAGTCCCAGGGTGTGATCACATACTGTGATAGAAAGTTCTACTGCCCCATGAATACCACTTGCTGCAAGAATCCTTCTGACCAGTGGGGCTGCTGTCCATATCCCTTG gCTCTATGTTGCCCTGACAAGCTGCATTGCTGTGCATATGGGTTCATCTGTGATAGAAAATCTACGAACTGTATAAAGGAATACGCAAGCGTCCCTGCAGCTCTCAAGGAGGCAGCGAGGAGAACCTGA